In Arachis hypogaea cultivar Tifrunner chromosome 2, arahy.Tifrunner.gnm2.J5K5, whole genome shotgun sequence, a genomic segment contains:
- the LOC112755401 gene encoding gibberellin receptor GID1B: MTGSNEVNLNESKRVVPLNTWVLISNFKLAYNLLRRADGTFNRELDDFLDRKVPANTIPVDGVFSFDHVDKKTGLFNRVYQPAPENDARWGMIELEKPLSTTEVVPVIIFFHGGSFSHSSANSAIYDTFCRRLVSNCKAVVVSVNYRRSPEHRYPCAYEDGWAALKWVKSRVWLQSGKDSKVHVYMAGDSSGGNIAHHVAVRAAKEDVEILGNILLHPLFGGEKRTESEKKLDGKYFVKLQDRDWYWRAFLPEGEDRDHPACNPFGPRGKSIAGLKFPKSLVCVAGLDLLQDWQLEYVEGLKNSGQNVKLLYLKEATIGFYFLPNNDHFYCLMEEMKNFVNPNC; the protein is encoded by the exons ATGACTGGCAGCAATGAAGTCAACCTTAATGAATCTAAG AGGGTTGTTCCACTCAATACTTGGGTGCTTATCTCCAATTTCAAGCTGGCTTATAATCTATTAAGGCGTGCAGATGGAACATTCAATCGAGAATTGGACGATTTTCTCGATCGCAAGGTACCTGCCAATACAATTCCTGTTGATGGGGTGTTCTCTTTTGATCATGTTGATAAGAAAACTGGCCTCTTCAACCGGGTTTATCAGCCGGCACCGGAGAATGATGCTAGGTGGGGCATGATAGAGTTGGAGAAGCCCTTGAGCACCACCGAGGTTGTGCCCGTCATAATCTTCTTCCATGGTGGAAGCTTCTCTCATTCATCAGCTAATAGTGCTATCTATGACACTTTCTGTCGCCGCCTTGTTAGCAATTGTAAGGCTGTTGTGGTATCTGTGAATTACCGGCGATCGCCGGAGCATAGATATCCGTGTGCATATGAAGATGGCTGGGCTGCACTTAAGTGGGTCAAGTCAAGGGTATGGCTTCAAAGTGGAAAAGATTCCAAGGTTCATGTGTACATGGCCGGGGATAGTTCCGGCGGCAACATTGCTCATCATGTGGCAGTGAGGGCTGCCAAGGAAGATGTCGAGATTCTAGGTAACATTCTTCTCCATCCGTTGTTCGGTGGGGAGAAGAGGACAGAGTCAGAGAAGAAACTCGACGGGAAGTACTTCGTGAAGTTGCAAGACCGCGATTGGTATTGGCGAGCCTTCCTTCCTGAAGGCGAGGACAGAGACCATCCGGCTTGTAACCCATTTGGTCCCCGGGGTAAGAGCATCGCAGGACTAAAGTTCCCGAAGAGCCTAGTTTGTGTCGCGGGTTTGGATCTTCTCCAAGATTGGCAATTGGAATATGTTGAAGGCCTCAAGAACAGTGGCCAGAATGTGAAACTTCTTTACCTAAAAGAGGCCACAATTGGATTCTACTTCTTACCAAACAATGATCACTTCTATTGCCTAATGGAGGAGATGAAGAATTTCGTTAATCCTAACTGTTAA